A single Gammaproteobacteria bacterium DNA region contains:
- a CDS encoding lysophospholipid acyltransferase family protein, with the protein MKLSRWRQFQVATIAALGYPLIALVGRTLRWRVEGMHHLEHLCQRGRTPIYALWHDRILAFYYLRHRGIVVIVSESFDGEWVARILQWFGYGTVRGSTSRGGRRAIIRLKRALADGRATGITVDGPRGPAQRAQPGAIWLASASGQPILPVHVEAARYWTAGGWDRTQIPKPFSQVALAIGTPLEVPADLADGLLEAKRQELEGALNGLSKRACQMLKV; encoded by the coding sequence TTGAAATTGTCACGCTGGAGACAGTTCCAAGTCGCCACTATCGCGGCACTGGGCTATCCACTCATTGCGCTAGTTGGTCGAACGCTTCGTTGGCGCGTCGAAGGGATGCATCACCTGGAGCACTTATGTCAGCGTGGTCGCACACCAATTTACGCCCTCTGGCACGATCGAATCCTGGCTTTTTACTACTTGCGCCACCGTGGGATTGTTGTCATTGTCAGCGAGAGCTTCGACGGCGAGTGGGTCGCACGGATCCTCCAGTGGTTCGGCTACGGCACCGTGCGCGGCTCCACCTCACGCGGTGGGCGGCGCGCGATCATACGGCTCAAGCGCGCATTAGCTGATGGGCGGGCAACCGGCATTACGGTCGATGGCCCGAGAGGCCCAGCCCAGCGCGCACAGCCGGGGGCGATCTGGCTAGCGAGTGCCTCCGGCCAACCCATTTTGCCAGTTCATGTTGAAGCGGCGCGGTACTGGACCGCTGGCGGGTGGGATCGCACGCAGATCCCTAAGCCATTCAGCCAGGTCGCGTTGGCAATCGGCACGCCGCTTGAGGTGCCAGCCGACCTGGCCGATGGCTTGCTGGAGGCGAAGCGGCAAGAACTCGAGGGGGCGCTGAACGGCTTGAGCAAGCGGGCATGCCAAATGCTCAAGGTGTAG
- a CDS encoding sugar transferase, with the protein MKARNSIESMNGLDLRDAIQLPDGRYSIRNTFSSEDVYVRDNRKLKHALDRMLAALLLVLLSPVLLICAGGIALEALVSPRSRGPILYKQTRISAGRPFELLKFHTFYLEDDAALAHLKDTTWFINERPQTVWGRVVRKFYLDELPQLFNILKGEMSFVGPRPWPRKQFLEAVERGYHAMRLIKGGVCGPVQATKGVGHCFRTTLEMDEVLVRNYLSRSALGVVAVDLAVVWATLKTVMRAQGL; encoded by the coding sequence ATGAAGGCGCGGAATTCTATTGAAAGCATGAACGGGCTCGATTTGAGGGACGCGATCCAGTTACCGGACGGCCGGTATAGTATACGTAACACGTTTTCCTCGGAAGATGTCTACGTCCGCGACAACCGCAAGCTAAAGCACGCGCTGGATCGAATGCTTGCCGCGCTGCTTCTCGTGCTACTCTCTCCGGTACTTCTGATCTGTGCCGGCGGAATCGCTCTCGAGGCCTTGGTATCCCCACGATCGAGAGGCCCGATCCTCTACAAACAAACCCGTATCAGCGCGGGGAGGCCCTTCGAGTTACTTAAGTTCCACACCTTCTATCTTGAGGACGACGCGGCGCTCGCGCACCTTAAAGATACGACCTGGTTCATCAACGAGCGTCCCCAGACGGTGTGGGGAAGGGTGGTGAGGAAGTTCTATCTCGACGAACTGCCGCAGCTTTTCAACATCCTCAAGGGCGAGATGAGCTTCGTTGGGCCGCGCCCCTGGCCCCGCAAGCAGTTTCTCGAGGCTGTGGAAAGAGGCTATCACGCGATGCGACTGATCAAGGGCGGGGTGTGCGGGCCGGTGCAAGCCACGAAGGGTGTGGGCCACTGTTTCCGGACGACCTTGGAGATGGACGAGGTTCTGGTACGTAATTACTTGTCTCGTTCAGCGCTGGGCGTGGTGGCTGTGGATCTCGCCGTGGTATGGGCAACGCTGAAGACCGTGATGCGTGCTCAAGGCCTCTGA